One Mycolicibacterium sarraceniae genomic window carries:
- a CDS encoding L,D-transpeptidase: MSPSDRLPPINRRRALTALVLGMAAPVALAACDKVPGKLTLTSSPPPKASLTFTPADATTDVLPTTVASLQVKDGWLQHVSLTNADGRAVAGVLNRDRTAFTVTEPLGYGVAYTWAGSAVGRDGNAVPVAASFTTVDPTTKVNGQFQLSDGQTVGVAAPIILQFDAAIDDEHKPDVEKALTVTTTPPVEGGWAWLPDEVGGSRVHYRTRDYYPAGTKVHVDARLYGVKFGKDAYGAADSTLDFDIGRRQVVKADATSHRIQVITDEGVTMDFPCSYGEADQPRNVTRSGIHVVSEKYADFYMTNQAAGYSNVHERWAVRISNNGEFIHANPASSGAQGNTNVTNGCINLSTGDAEQYFGTAVYGDPVEVTGTSIKLSYADGDIWDWAVDWNEWKAMSALSDTQPETSIPSSAPATPADAPTLSGTPTTTTTTTPPTTSSRPPTSSDSTSATSTPTTAPTTTRTATTGG; encoded by the coding sequence GTGAGCCCATCCGACCGACTGCCGCCGATCAATCGGCGACGCGCTTTGACGGCGCTGGTCCTCGGCATGGCCGCGCCCGTTGCCCTTGCTGCGTGCGACAAGGTGCCGGGCAAACTCACCTTGACGTCAAGCCCGCCACCCAAAGCGTCGCTGACCTTCACCCCCGCCGACGCGACCACCGACGTCCTGCCGACGACTGTGGCCAGCCTGCAGGTCAAGGACGGCTGGCTGCAGCACGTCTCGCTGACAAACGCCGACGGCAGGGCCGTCGCCGGTGTGCTCAACCGCGACCGCACCGCCTTCACCGTCACCGAGCCGCTCGGTTACGGCGTCGCCTACACGTGGGCTGGCTCGGCGGTCGGGCGGGACGGCAACGCCGTGCCTGTCGCCGCGTCGTTCACCACCGTCGACCCGACCACAAAGGTCAACGGCCAGTTCCAGCTCTCCGATGGGCAGACCGTCGGGGTGGCGGCGCCGATCATCCTGCAGTTTGACGCCGCGATCGACGATGAGCACAAGCCCGATGTGGAAAAGGCGTTGACCGTCACCACGACCCCGCCGGTCGAGGGCGGCTGGGCCTGGCTGCCCGACGAGGTGGGTGGCTCGCGGGTGCACTACCGGACCCGGGACTACTACCCGGCCGGAACCAAGGTCCACGTGGACGCCCGCCTCTACGGCGTGAAATTCGGCAAGGACGCCTACGGCGCGGCCGACTCGACGCTGGACTTCGACATCGGCCGCCGCCAAGTCGTCAAGGCGGATGCGACCTCGCACCGTATCCAGGTGATCACCGACGAGGGCGTCACGATGGATTTCCCGTGCAGCTACGGCGAAGCCGACCAGCCCCGCAACGTCACTCGCAGCGGTATCCACGTCGTCAGCGAGAAGTACGCCGATTTCTACATGACCAACCAGGCCGCTGGCTACAGCAATGTGCACGAGCGCTGGGCGGTGCGGATCTCCAACAACGGGGAGTTCATCCACGCCAACCCGGCTTCATCGGGTGCGCAGGGCAACACCAATGTCACCAACGGCTGCATCAACCTGTCCACCGGGGACGCCGAGCAGTACTTCGGCACCGCTGTCTACGGCGACCCGGTCGAGGTGACGGGCACCTCGATCAAGCTGTCCTACGCCGATGGCGACATCTGGGACTGGGCGGTGGACTGGAACGAGTGGAAGGCCATGTCGGCGCTGTCCGACACGCAGCCGGAGACCAGCATTCCCAGCAGCGCGCCGGCCACCCCGGCGGATGCGCCGACACTGTCGGGCACACCCACCACGACCACCACCACGACTCCTCCTACGACGTCGAGCCGTCCCCCGACGTCGAGTGACTCGACCTCTGCGACATCGACCCCGACGACTGCCCCGACGACGACGCGGACGGCTACGACCGGCGGTTGA
- a CDS encoding phosphoglyceromutase, whose protein sequence is MADSTLILLRHGESEWNASNQFTGWMDVDLTDKGRTEAVRGGKLLAEEGLLPDVLYTSLLRRAITTAHLALDAADRLWIPVHRDWRLNERHYGALQGLNKAETKEKYGEEQFMLWRRSYDTPPPPIEPGSAYSQDTDPRYADIGGGPLTECLADVVARFIPYFTETIVADLKAGKTVLIAAHGNSLRALVKHLDGMSDDQVVGLNIPTGIPLRYDLDADLKPLVPGGTYLDPEAAAAGAAAVASQGAK, encoded by the coding sequence ATGGCTGACTCCACACTGATTCTGCTGCGGCACGGTGAGAGCGAATGGAATGCGTCGAACCAGTTCACCGGCTGGATGGACGTCGACCTCACCGATAAAGGCCGTACCGAGGCGGTGCGCGGCGGCAAGCTGCTGGCCGAAGAGGGTCTGCTGCCCGACGTGCTCTACACCTCGCTGCTGCGCCGCGCGATCACCACAGCGCACCTGGCGCTGGACGCCGCCGACCGGCTGTGGATTCCGGTGCACCGCGATTGGCGGCTCAACGAGCGGCACTATGGCGCGTTGCAGGGCCTGAACAAGGCCGAGACGAAAGAAAAGTACGGCGAGGAGCAGTTCATGTTGTGGCGGCGCAGCTACGACACACCGCCGCCGCCGATCGAACCGGGCAGCGCCTACAGCCAGGACACCGATCCGCGCTACGCCGATATCGGCGGCGGTCCGCTCACCGAGTGTCTGGCCGACGTTGTCGCCCGCTTCATCCCGTACTTCACCGAGACCATCGTTGCGGACCTGAAGGCCGGTAAGACGGTGCTGATCGCCGCGCACGGCAACTCACTGCGCGCACTGGTGAAACACCTGGACGGCATGTCAGATGACCAGGTCGTGGGCCTGAACATCCCGACCGGTATCCCACTGCGCTACGACCTGGACGCCGACCTGAAGCCGCTGGTGCCGGGCGGCACCTACCTGGATCCGGAGGCCGCCGCCGCCGGCGCGGCCGCGGTGGCCAGCCAGGGCGCCAAGTAG
- a CDS encoding sensor histidine kinase, with amino-acid sequence MSVVSVALVATVAALVALGLGLAIGAALTPRIMERRQRRAITEAGITVSQMLQHVVSLAPIGIVVVDSQRDVVFINDRATQLGLVRDRQLDERAWNAAQQVLATGEGVEVDLSQQPQRATPGRSGLSVRGHVQLLSKQDPRFAVVYVEDQSEQARMEASRRDFVANVSHELKTPVAAMGVLAEALLESAEDPDTVHHFSRKILTESQRLANMVRELIELSRLQGAEPLPVLDGIDVDSVVSEAISRHKVAADNADIKVTTDAPSGFRVLGDQSLLVTALANLISNAIAYSPDGSKVSISRRQRGDNIEISVTDRGIGIARTDQERVFERFFRVDKARSRATGGTGLGLAIVKHVAANHNGSIRLWSQPGTGSTFTLSIPAYPNNDEQADQSAIDQEALRQ; translated from the coding sequence GTGAGTGTTGTGTCGGTGGCACTGGTGGCCACTGTCGCGGCGCTGGTCGCGCTCGGTCTCGGTTTAGCAATCGGGGCCGCACTCACCCCACGCATCATGGAGCGCAGGCAGCGCCGTGCGATCACCGAAGCGGGGATCACGGTCTCGCAGATGTTGCAGCATGTGGTGTCACTGGCCCCGATCGGCATAGTGGTCGTCGACTCACAACGCGATGTGGTGTTCATCAACGACCGGGCCACGCAACTGGGCCTCGTGCGTGACCGCCAGCTCGACGAACGTGCCTGGAACGCCGCCCAGCAGGTGCTGGCCACCGGTGAGGGTGTCGAGGTGGACCTGTCGCAGCAGCCGCAGCGGGCCACGCCCGGCCGCTCGGGACTATCGGTGCGCGGGCATGTTCAGCTGCTGAGCAAGCAGGATCCGCGGTTCGCCGTGGTCTACGTCGAGGACCAGTCCGAACAGGCCCGGATGGAGGCCAGTCGTCGCGATTTCGTGGCCAATGTCAGCCACGAGCTCAAGACACCGGTCGCCGCGATGGGCGTGTTGGCCGAGGCACTGCTGGAGTCGGCCGAAGATCCCGATACCGTTCACCACTTCAGCCGCAAGATCCTCACCGAATCCCAGCGGCTGGCCAATATGGTCCGCGAGCTGATCGAGCTATCCCGCCTGCAGGGCGCCGAGCCACTGCCCGTCCTGGACGGCATCGATGTGGATTCTGTTGTTAGCGAAGCTATTTCACGTCACAAGGTGGCGGCCGACAATGCCGACATCAAAGTGACCACCGACGCGCCGAGCGGGTTCCGGGTGTTGGGCGACCAGTCGTTGTTGGTCACTGCGCTCGCGAACCTGATCTCCAATGCGATCGCATACTCACCGGATGGATCGAAGGTCTCGATCAGCCGCCGTCAGCGCGGCGACAATATCGAGATCTCGGTCACCGATCGGGGAATCGGTATCGCCCGCACCGATCAGGAGCGGGTGTTCGAGCGATTCTTCCGGGTCGACAAAGCGCGCTCCCGTGCCACTGGCGGCACCGGTCTGGGGTTGGCCATCGTCAAGCATGTGGCGGCCAATCACAACGGCAGTATCCGGCTGTGGAGCCAGCCGGGAACCGGCTCGACGTTCACCCTGTCCATTCCCGCCTATCCCAACAATGACGAACAGGCCGACCAATCGGCCATTGACCAGGAGGCACTACGCCAATGA
- the mshA gene encoding D-inositol-3-phosphate glycosyltransferase, producing the protein MPRRVAVLSVHTSPLAQPGTGDAGGMNVYVLQTALQMARRGVEVEIFTRATSSSDQPLVRVAPGVLVRNVVAGPFEGLDKYDLPTQLCAFTAGVLRAEANHEPGYYDIVHSHYWLSGQVGWLARDRWTVPLVHTAHTLAAVKNAALADGDAPEPPLRAVGEQQVVDEADRLVVNTEDEARQLMSLHNADPRRIDVVYPGADLETFTPGDRRAARAALGLRADEPVVAFVGRIQPLKAPDVLLRAAAQLPGVRVLIAGGPSGSGLAVPDVLVGLAIELGIADRVTFLPPQSREQLVNVYRAADLVAVPSYSESFGLVAVEAQACGTPVVAAAVGGLPVAVADGVSGALVASHDPDQWADALAGMLRRDPAELSSAAVAHAQRFSWANTVDGLLASYGRAITDYAGARRRRAAGDVLARRNGRRWSMRRGVRA; encoded by the coding sequence ATGCCGCGTCGGGTGGCCGTGTTGTCGGTGCATACCTCGCCGCTGGCCCAGCCTGGTACCGGCGATGCCGGCGGGATGAACGTGTACGTGCTCCAGACCGCGCTGCAGATGGCACGGCGCGGGGTCGAGGTCGAGATCTTCACCCGGGCGACGTCATCGTCCGATCAGCCACTGGTCCGGGTCGCCCCCGGGGTGCTGGTGCGCAACGTGGTTGCTGGGCCCTTCGAAGGCCTCGACAAATACGATCTGCCGACTCAGCTGTGTGCGTTCACCGCAGGCGTGCTGCGCGCCGAGGCTAATCACGAGCCCGGCTACTACGACATTGTGCACTCGCATTACTGGCTGTCCGGCCAGGTCGGCTGGCTGGCCCGCGACCGTTGGACTGTGCCGCTGGTGCATACCGCGCACACGCTGGCCGCGGTGAAGAACGCCGCGCTGGCCGACGGCGACGCACCGGAACCGCCGCTGCGCGCGGTGGGTGAACAGCAAGTGGTCGATGAGGCCGACCGGCTGGTGGTCAATACCGAAGATGAAGCCCGCCAATTGATGTCATTGCACAATGCAGATCCGCGGCGGATCGACGTGGTGTATCCGGGTGCCGACCTGGAGACGTTCACCCCCGGTGACCGCCGGGCCGCGCGCGCGGCGCTCGGCTTGCGGGCCGATGAGCCGGTGGTCGCGTTCGTCGGGCGTATCCAGCCGCTGAAAGCGCCTGATGTGCTGTTGCGCGCGGCGGCACAACTGCCCGGCGTGCGGGTCTTGATCGCCGGCGGTCCGTCCGGCAGCGGGCTGGCGGTGCCCGACGTCTTGGTTGGTCTTGCCATCGAATTGGGTATCGCAGACCGGGTGACATTCCTTCCTCCGCAGTCGCGCGAGCAATTGGTGAACGTCTACCGGGCCGCCGATCTGGTTGCGGTGCCGAGCTATTCGGAATCCTTCGGACTGGTTGCCGTCGAGGCGCAGGCCTGCGGCACACCGGTGGTGGCCGCGGCGGTGGGTGGGCTGCCCGTCGCGGTTGCTGATGGTGTCAGCGGGGCCCTGGTAGCCAGCCATGACCCCGACCAGTGGGCCGACGCGCTCGCCGGGATGTTGCGGCGCGATCCCGCCGAGCTCAGTTCCGCCGCGGTGGCGCACGCACAGCGCTTCTCCTGGGCGAACACCGTCGACGGACTGCTGGCCAGCTACGGCCGGGCGATCACCGACTATGCCGGTGCCCGGCGTCGTCGTGCCGCCGGTGACGTACTGGCGCGGCGCAACGGCAGGCGCTGGTCGATGCGCCGCGGAGTGCGCGCGTGA
- the regX gene encoding two-component sensory transduction protein RegX: MTNVLIVEDEESLADPLAFLLRKEGFEATVVGDGPSALAEFDRSGADIVLLDLMLPGMTGTDVCKQLRARSSVPVIMVTARDSEIDKVVGLELGADDYVTKPYSARELIARIRAVLRRGSDTEDSGVGDAILEAGPVRMDVERHVVSVNGEPITLPLKEFDLLEYLMRNSGRVLTRGQLIDRVWGADYVGDTKTLDVHVKRLRSKIEADPANPVHLVTVRGLGYKLEGQ; encoded by the coding sequence ATGACCAATGTGTTGATCGTGGAGGACGAAGAATCGCTGGCCGACCCGCTGGCGTTCCTGCTGCGCAAGGAGGGCTTCGAGGCCACCGTGGTCGGTGACGGCCCGTCTGCCCTGGCGGAATTCGACCGCTCGGGGGCCGATATCGTGCTACTCGACCTCATGTTGCCGGGGATGACCGGCACCGATGTCTGTAAGCAGCTGCGCGCCCGCTCGAGTGTGCCGGTGATCATGGTGACCGCGCGTGACAGCGAGATCGACAAGGTGGTCGGCCTGGAGCTCGGCGCCGACGATTACGTCACCAAGCCGTACTCGGCGCGCGAGCTGATCGCCCGCATCCGTGCTGTCCTGCGTCGCGGCAGCGACACCGAGGACTCCGGCGTCGGCGATGCCATCCTGGAGGCCGGTCCGGTGCGCATGGACGTGGAGCGTCACGTCGTCTCCGTCAATGGTGAGCCGATTACCTTGCCGCTCAAGGAGTTCGATCTGCTCGAGTACCTGATGCGCAACAGCGGACGAGTGCTCACCCGCGGCCAGCTCATCGACCGGGTGTGGGGCGCGGACTACGTGGGGGATACCAAGACCCTCGACGTGCACGTCAAGCGCCTGCGGTCGAAGATCGAGGCCGACCCGGCCAACCCGGTGCACCTGGTCACGGTTCGCGGACTGGGCTACAAGCTGGAGGGCCAGTAG
- a CDS encoding SDR family NAD(P)-dependent oxidoreductase: MTTPDAHSRVAVVTGASSGIGEATAKNLASLGFHVVVVARRADRLQRLADETGGTAIVADVTDDAAVESLAAALNRVDVLINNAGGAKGLEPIAEAKLDDWRWMWETNVLGTLRVTRALLPKLVASGDGLIVTVTSIAALEVYDNGGGYTAAKHAQGALHRTLRGELLGKPVRLTEIAPGAVETEFSLVRFGGDEQRAEKVYSGITPLVAADVAEVIGFVASRPSHVNLDQIVIRPRDQASASRFNRRS, encoded by the coding sequence ATGACAACTCCAGACGCCCATTCCCGCGTAGCGGTGGTCACCGGCGCCAGCTCCGGCATCGGCGAGGCAACCGCCAAAAACCTTGCCTCCCTTGGTTTTCACGTCGTGGTAGTGGCCCGGAGGGCGGATCGACTGCAGCGATTGGCCGACGAGACCGGCGGAACGGCCATTGTGGCCGACGTCACAGACGATGCCGCGGTCGAGTCCCTAGCGGCGGCCCTGAACCGAGTGGACGTGTTGATCAACAACGCGGGCGGCGCCAAAGGGCTGGAGCCGATCGCCGAGGCGAAGCTGGACGACTGGCGGTGGATGTGGGAGACCAACGTCCTCGGCACACTGCGGGTGACCAGGGCACTACTGCCCAAGCTCGTCGCATCCGGGGACGGGCTGATCGTCACCGTCACCTCGATCGCCGCGCTGGAGGTCTACGACAACGGCGGCGGGTACACCGCGGCCAAACACGCCCAGGGCGCGCTGCACCGGACCCTGCGGGGCGAGCTCCTCGGAAAACCGGTGCGGCTCACCGAGATTGCGCCCGGCGCGGTGGAGACGGAGTTCTCGCTGGTGCGCTTCGGCGGCGACGAGCAACGTGCCGAGAAGGTCTACTCCGGCATCACGCCGCTGGTGGCCGCCGACGTCGCCGAGGTGATCGGCTTCGTCGCCTCCCGCCCCTCGCACGTCAACCTCGACCAGATCGTCATCCGACCCCGGGATCAGGCCAGCGCCAGCCGGTTCAACCGCCGGTCGTAG
- a CDS encoding UDP-N-acetylmuramate dehydrogenase yields MRLPLRPVGAGNPYLGAAVAENVPLAPLTTLRVGPIARRVITCTTSEQVAAALGAVDEAADGPVLVLAGGSNVVIADDLTDLTVVRLANQTIRVDGRLLRADAGAVWDGVVVAAVTAGLGGLECLSGIPGSAGATPVQNVGAYGVEVADYLTRVRLLDRRSSQVRWVPADNLGLTYRHSVLKNSADAVVLEVEFALDDAGRSAPLRYGELTGALGVLAGECAEPAEVRAAVLGLRARKGMVLDAGDHDTWSVGSFFTNPVVSADRFEALQAGRDDPVPRYPVADGVKLAAGWLVEQAGFGKGYPSSGAPCRLSTKHALALTNRGDATTSDVLALARTVRDGVYEVFGIVLVPEPVLVGCAL; encoded by the coding sequence GTGAGGCTACCGTTACGGCCTGTGGGAGCGGGGAATCCTTACCTTGGCGCGGCGGTGGCCGAGAACGTGCCGCTGGCTCCGCTGACCACCTTGCGGGTCGGCCCGATTGCGCGCCGAGTCATCACCTGCACCACCTCCGAGCAGGTCGCGGCGGCCTTGGGTGCCGTCGACGAGGCGGCCGACGGTCCGGTCCTGGTGTTGGCCGGCGGGTCCAACGTCGTGATCGCCGACGACCTCACCGATCTGACTGTCGTCCGGCTGGCCAATCAGACCATCAGGGTCGACGGCAGGCTGCTGCGCGCCGATGCCGGCGCGGTCTGGGATGGCGTGGTGGTCGCCGCGGTGACGGCCGGCCTGGGTGGGTTGGAATGCCTGTCCGGTATTCCCGGGTCGGCCGGGGCCACCCCGGTGCAGAACGTCGGTGCCTACGGCGTGGAGGTGGCCGACTACCTGACCCGGGTGCGACTGTTGGACCGCCGGAGTTCCCAGGTGCGCTGGGTACCCGCCGATAATCTCGGACTGACCTACCGGCACAGCGTTCTGAAGAACTCCGCGGACGCGGTGGTGCTGGAGGTGGAGTTCGCCCTCGATGATGCCGGCCGCTCGGCTCCGCTGCGGTACGGCGAGCTGACCGGGGCGCTCGGCGTACTGGCGGGGGAGTGTGCAGAGCCCGCCGAGGTGAGGGCCGCCGTGCTGGGGCTACGGGCACGCAAAGGCATGGTGCTCGACGCCGGCGACCACGACACCTGGAGCGTCGGGTCGTTCTTCACCAACCCCGTCGTCTCCGCCGACCGATTCGAGGCACTGCAGGCCGGCCGCGACGATCCGGTGCCGCGCTATCCGGTGGCCGACGGGGTCAAACTGGCCGCCGGCTGGCTGGTCGAGCAGGCCGGCTTCGGTAAGGGCTACCCGAGCAGCGGGGCGCCGTGCCGGTTGTCGACCAAACACGCGCTTGCGCTGACCAACCGCGGCGATGCGACCACTTCCGACGTGCTGGCGCTGGCCCGGACCGTCCGTGACGGCGTGTACGAGGTGTTCGGAATCGTGCTGGTACCGGAGCCGGTGCTCGTCGGCTGTGCCCTCTAG
- a CDS encoding ROK family protein, producing the protein MRTVALTSRDPLRTSAHDAGRVGARPHPLRTRHHIVAPSLRIPDAAAAAVFAAVRQRGSIGRDVIAQVTNLSIATVNRQVTALLDAGILRERADLAVSGAIGRPRIPVEVNHEPFLTLGIHIGARTTNIVATDLLGRTLDAVETPTPRGRQAAALASLAGSARRYLSRWHRRRPLWIGVAIGGVVDSVTGHVDHSRLSWSQAPVGPVLAEALGLPVSVASHVDAMAGAEVLLGLRRPPAPTSSSLYVYARETVGFALVIGGRVHSPSSGPGTIAALPVSSELLGSSGQLESTVGDEAVLAAARKRGVVPASGPGSSMATLLRAARQGDTPVAVGAKELLVERARVLGGAVALLRDMLNPDDLVVGGQAFTEYPEGIQLVEAAFTERSLLPARDIRVTAFGNRVQEAGAGIVSLGGLYADPIGALRRAQNRRDAAV; encoded by the coding sequence ATGCGTACCGTCGCACTCACTTCCCGTGATCCGCTCCGGACTTCCGCCCATGACGCCGGCCGCGTCGGAGCCCGGCCGCATCCGTTGCGCACCCGCCACCACATCGTGGCCCCGTCGCTGCGGATCCCCGATGCCGCTGCCGCGGCGGTGTTCGCCGCCGTCCGCCAGCGCGGATCCATCGGCCGCGATGTGATCGCGCAGGTCACCAACCTGTCGATCGCCACGGTGAACCGCCAGGTCACCGCCCTTCTCGACGCGGGCATCCTGCGTGAGCGCGCCGACCTCGCCGTATCCGGCGCCATCGGTCGGCCGCGGATCCCCGTCGAGGTCAACCACGAGCCGTTCCTGACCCTGGGCATCCACATTGGCGCGCGGACCACCAACATCGTCGCGACCGACCTGCTGGGCCGCACCCTCGACGCTGTCGAGACCCCGACCCCGCGGGGCCGGCAGGCGGCCGCACTGGCTTCCCTGGCCGGCAGCGCCCGCCGGTACCTGAGCCGCTGGCATCGCCGGCGCCCGCTGTGGATCGGTGTCGCGATCGGTGGCGTCGTCGACAGCGTGACGGGCCACGTAGACCACAGTCGGCTGTCCTGGTCCCAGGCTCCGGTCGGCCCGGTGCTCGCCGAGGCGCTGGGCTTGCCCGTGTCGGTGGCCTCGCACGTGGATGCGATGGCCGGCGCCGAGGTCCTGCTCGGCCTACGCCGCCCGCCGGCGCCGACGTCGAGCAGCCTGTATGTCTATGCCCGAGAGACGGTCGGTTTCGCGCTGGTGATCGGCGGCCGGGTGCACAGCCCGTCCAGCGGCCCCGGCACCATCGCCGCGCTGCCGGTGTCCTCCGAATTATTAGGCAGCAGTGGGCAATTGGAGTCCACGGTCGGTGACGAGGCCGTGCTGGCCGCGGCCCGAAAGCGCGGTGTCGTGCCGGCTTCTGGCCCGGGTTCCTCGATGGCCACCCTGCTGCGTGCGGCCCGCCAGGGCGATACCCCCGTTGCGGTGGGGGCAAAGGAACTGTTGGTCGAACGGGCCCGCGTCCTTGGTGGAGCGGTGGCGCTGCTGCGCGACATGCTCAACCCTGATGACCTTGTCGTCGGCGGTCAGGCGTTCACCGAGTACCCCGAGGGCATCCAACTGGTGGAGGCCGCGTTCACCGAGCGTTCGCTGCTGCCAGCCCGCGATATCCGGGTGACCGCGTTCGGCAACCGGGTGCAGGAAGCCGGTGCCGGCATCGTGTCGCTGGGCGGGCTGTACGCCGACCCGATCGGCGCATTGAGACGGGCGCAGAACCGCCGCGACGCCGCGGTGTAA
- a CDS encoding very short patch repair endonuclease: MTQSWATTAATRASMLANRSRDAGPELAVRRLVHAMGLRYRVNARPVPTLRRTADLVFTRQRVGVLIDGCYWRGCPEHHCQPRANADYWSAKMARNQARDAATDEALRAAGWTAALSTADKDIAAKIVSATTELNGRGFSESPETVQALDVPLAPPPDPSYPVNDVIAEATDLDGNHVVLRRGYYDGKRGFGWDKIFHKHGITNPNAFTDLIAHSRPISSKDRELIYKVEVDRAHCSQLFGPIPDCEDTGERLEPLWFHTPGPMVRRGTWSTRPRRRHHMGTGPRYPRINHRPCTLAFSQGSSEVLLPFGPLREPRVCCVPPSGE; the protein is encoded by the coding sequence GTGACGCAATCGTGGGCCACCACCGCCGCCACACGGGCTTCGATGCTCGCCAACCGCTCACGGGACGCCGGCCCGGAGTTGGCAGTGCGCCGCCTGGTCCACGCGATGGGGTTGCGCTACCGCGTCAACGCTCGCCCGGTGCCGACACTGCGCCGCACCGCCGACCTGGTGTTCACACGCCAGCGCGTGGGTGTGCTGATCGACGGGTGCTATTGGCGTGGCTGCCCCGAGCACCACTGCCAACCACGCGCGAATGCCGACTACTGGAGCGCCAAGATGGCGCGCAACCAAGCGCGCGACGCCGCCACCGACGAGGCGCTACGAGCCGCAGGCTGGACCGCCGCATTGAGTACCGCCGATAAGGATATCGCCGCCAAGATCGTCTCTGCTACAACGGAATTGAACGGGCGCGGGTTCAGTGAGTCACCAGAAACGGTCCAGGCGTTGGACGTTCCGCTCGCACCGCCACCGGACCCCTCGTACCCGGTCAACGACGTCATCGCCGAAGCCACCGACCTTGACGGCAACCACGTAGTTCTCCGCCGCGGCTACTACGACGGGAAGAGAGGTTTCGGGTGGGACAAGATCTTTCACAAGCACGGGATAACCAACCCCAACGCCTTCACCGACCTGATAGCGCACAGTCGGCCGATAAGCAGTAAGGACAGGGAACTCATCTACAAGGTGGAAGTTGACCGGGCGCACTGTTCACAGCTTTTCGGCCCGATACCTGACTGCGAGGACACCGGCGAGCGTCTGGAACCTTTGTGGTTTCACACGCCTGGACCGATGGTCCGACGCGGTACCTGGTCTACCAGGCCCCGCCGTCGCCATCACATGGGGACTGGTCCGCGATACCCGAGAATCAATCATCGACCCTGCACCCTGGCCTTCTCTCAAGGAAGCAGTGAGGTACTACTACCTTTTGGACCTCTGCGAGAACCGCGTGTCTGCTGCGTTCCCCCATCCGGGGAATGA
- a CDS encoding type III secretion system chaperone family protein, giving the protein MSAEREAEGGSRISGANVQQLIEDVLTEHGLTYSHHQGAHGGLPGLIVELPGERKLKTNTLLSIGAHSVRVEAFVCRQPDENHQGVYRFLLKRNRRLYGVAYTLDNTGDIYLIGRMALESVSAEELDRVLGQVLEAVDTDFNTLLELGFKSSIQKEWAWRVSRGESLKNLAAFEHLITEDDDAE; this is encoded by the coding sequence GTGAGTGCGGAGCGAGAAGCCGAAGGCGGATCGCGTATCAGTGGAGCGAACGTCCAGCAGCTCATCGAGGACGTGCTGACCGAGCACGGCCTGACCTACAGCCATCACCAGGGCGCCCACGGTGGGCTGCCGGGGCTCATCGTGGAACTTCCGGGGGAGCGCAAGCTCAAGACCAACACCCTGCTGAGCATCGGTGCGCATTCGGTGCGTGTCGAGGCGTTCGTCTGCCGCCAGCCCGACGAGAACCATCAGGGTGTCTACCGGTTCCTGCTCAAGCGCAACCGACGCCTCTACGGTGTGGCCTACACGTTGGACAACACCGGCGATATCTATCTGATCGGTCGGATGGCGCTGGAGTCGGTGAGCGCCGAGGAGCTGGACCGGGTCCTCGGGCAGGTGCTCGAGGCCGTCGACACCGACTTCAACACCCTGCTCGAGCTGGGCTTCAAATCGTCCATTCAGAAGGAGTGGGCGTGGCGGGTATCGCGCGGTGAATCGCTGAAGAACCTGGCAGCGTTCGAACACCTGATTACCGAAGACGACGATGCAGAGTGA